In Pectinophora gossypiella chromosome 1, ilPecGoss1.1, whole genome shotgun sequence, one genomic interval encodes:
- the LOC126369856 gene encoding mitochondrial import inner membrane translocase subunit Tim21, with protein sequence MTIISRLLPAIHASRNAQVFPAAVQTVRLRCIRLYATENNQKGLARSQERADVSTDVRPIGEKVKEATKTASYTGVILVGLGVTGIIFFYVFRELFSSNSPNSIYSQALEKCKNDPRVEDELGSPIKGYGEETTRRRRTHVSHAVYEKDGAKHMRMRFYIKGIRNKAIVELDAKQNDYGNYLFRYLLVQLDDYTGRTFIIEDNRAELDNPNKSVLSTELPTLSLSNQ encoded by the exons ATGACTATCATATCCAGGTTGCTGCCAGCAATTCACGCCAGTAGAAATGCTCAAGTATTTCCTGCCGCTGTACAAACAGTGAGATTAAGATGTATTCGATTATACGCCACTGAGAATAACCAGAAGGGTCTAGCTAGAAGCCAAGAAAGAGCTGATGTGTCTACGGATGTGCGTCCTATTGGGGAAAAGGTTAAAGAGGCTACGAAAACTGCGTCTTACACTGGCGTTATTCTAGTCGGTCTTGGAGTCACGGGGATTATCTTTTTCTACGTGTTCAGGGAGCTATTTTCAAGCAATAGCCCCAATAGCATTTACTCACAAGCTTTAGAAAAGTGCAagaat GATCCAAGGGTAGAAGATGAGCTTGGCTCTCCAATTAAGGGATATGGGGAAGAAACAACCAGAAGAAGACGCACACATGTGAGCCATGCTGTGTATGAAAAGGATGGAGCTAAACACATGCGCATGAGATTCTACATCAAAGGAATCAGGAACAAAGCTATTGTGGAGTTAGATGCAAAACAG AATGATTATGGTAATTATCTATTCCGCTACCTACTGGTGCAGCTGGACGATTATACTGGCAGAACTTTCATCATAGAAGACAACAGGGCAGAACTTGATAACCCTAATAAATCCGTTCTATCAACTGAACTACCAACTTTATCTCTAAGCAACCAATGA
- the LOC126369679 gene encoding transmembrane protein 231 isoform X2 produces the protein MKMGLYKLFSSYRSRGFWLKSHSFYEQPTVHFTYEFLLIAETEDPSQPIICGEASILDDEVMNGGENCAEVQIQEHDYNEDGKNDVVDIKFLLNIPPQRTVASVIVFLALDYQLKAACPLHMQSLAVINREFAVPPSGLKYFGDLQLYQVTHLPCTRHHIDTKYNVSLFNYVKDSNENIVDFILQHYFNREVTTETKAIYSRSQNGHNGAMNLDIRLRIPEVEILYRPSLLQELKWAWPQYLSIALIFHWVFNKIKKFVFNNRLLMAWEVIPWKKH, from the exons ATGAAAATGGGCTTATACAAGTTATTTAGTT CTTACAGAAGCAGAG GATTTTGGCTCAAGTCACACAGTTTTTACGAGCAGCCAACAGTCCACTTCACTTATGAATTCCTGCTTATAGCAGAAACAGAGGACCCAAGTCAACCAATAATATGTGGTGAAGCCAGCATATTAGATGATGAAGTCATGAATGGTGGAGAGAACTGTGCAGAAGTTCAG ATTCAAGAACATGACTATAACGAAGATGGCAAGAATGATGTTGTGGATATCAAATTCCTTCTTAATATTCCTCCTCAAAGGACAGTGGCCTCTGTCATTGTCTTTTTGGCATTGGACTACCAACTGAAG gcTGCATGTCCACTACACATGCAAAGTTTAGCAGTAATTAACAGAGAATTTGCGGTGCCTCCTTCAGGGCTGAAGTATTTTGGAGACCTACAGCTTTACCAAGTAACTCATTTGCCCTGCACACGGCATCATATTGACACCAAATATAATGtgtctttgtttaattatgttaagGATAGCAATGAAAACATCGTGGATTTTATTTTGcaacattattttaatagagAAG TAACTACTGAAACTAAGGCCATCTATTCAAGAAGTCAGAATGGTCACAATGGAGCAATGAACCTAGATATTCGCTTGAGAATCCCAGAAGTAGAAATACTTTACAGACCAAGTCTACTTCAAGAATTAAAGTGGGCTTGGCCCCAGTATCTCTCCATAGCTTTGATCTTCCATTGGGTTTTTAATAAGATCAAAAAATTTGTTTTCAATAATCGCCTACTAATGGCCTGGGAAGTTATACCTTGGAAAAAACATTag
- the LOC126369679 gene encoding transmembrane protein 231 isoform X1, with protein sequence MKMGLYKLFSCNVEIQYKSYFLSKAMLFTLMTTLLTIVLPFILAYRSRGFWLKSHSFYEQPTVHFTYEFLLIAETEDPSQPIICGEASILDDEVMNGGENCAEVQIQEHDYNEDGKNDVVDIKFLLNIPPQRTVASVIVFLALDYQLKAACPLHMQSLAVINREFAVPPSGLKYFGDLQLYQVTHLPCTRHHIDTKYNVSLFNYVKDSNENIVDFILQHYFNREVTTETKAIYSRSQNGHNGAMNLDIRLRIPEVEILYRPSLLQELKWAWPQYLSIALIFHWVFNKIKKFVFNNRLLMAWEVIPWKKH encoded by the exons ATGAAAATGGGCTTATACAAGTTATTTAGTTGTAATGTCGAAATACAGtacaaaagttattttttgtctAAAGCGATGTTGTTCACGTTGATGACAACGTTATTGACTATAGTTTTACCATTTATTTTAGCTTACAGAAGCAGAG GATTTTGGCTCAAGTCACACAGTTTTTACGAGCAGCCAACAGTCCACTTCACTTATGAATTCCTGCTTATAGCAGAAACAGAGGACCCAAGTCAACCAATAATATGTGGTGAAGCCAGCATATTAGATGATGAAGTCATGAATGGTGGAGAGAACTGTGCAGAAGTTCAG ATTCAAGAACATGACTATAACGAAGATGGCAAGAATGATGTTGTGGATATCAAATTCCTTCTTAATATTCCTCCTCAAAGGACAGTGGCCTCTGTCATTGTCTTTTTGGCATTGGACTACCAACTGAAG gcTGCATGTCCACTACACATGCAAAGTTTAGCAGTAATTAACAGAGAATTTGCGGTGCCTCCTTCAGGGCTGAAGTATTTTGGAGACCTACAGCTTTACCAAGTAACTCATTTGCCCTGCACACGGCATCATATTGACACCAAATATAATGtgtctttgtttaattatgttaagGATAGCAATGAAAACATCGTGGATTTTATTTTGcaacattattttaatagagAAG TAACTACTGAAACTAAGGCCATCTATTCAAGAAGTCAGAATGGTCACAATGGAGCAATGAACCTAGATATTCGCTTGAGAATCCCAGAAGTAGAAATACTTTACAGACCAAGTCTACTTCAAGAATTAAAGTGGGCTTGGCCCCAGTATCTCTCCATAGCTTTGATCTTCCATTGGGTTTTTAATAAGATCAAAAAATTTGTTTTCAATAATCGCCTACTAATGGCCTGGGAAGTTATACCTTGGAAAAAACATTag